A window of Procambarus clarkii isolate CNS0578487 chromosome 69, FALCON_Pclarkii_2.0, whole genome shotgun sequence contains these coding sequences:
- the LOC138355842 gene encoding uncharacterized protein — MRTEEQLRPVNRKFFVQADCTDRGSDQPYVTLCEILTSHITLLVTLTSYVALAVTLTSHVALAVTLTSHVALAVTLTSYVALAVTLTSHVALAVTLTSYVTLAVTLTSHVALAVTLTSHVALAVTLTSHVALAVTLTSHVALAVTLTSHVALAVTLTSHVTLAVTMTSYVALAVTLTSHVALAVTLTSHVALAVTLTSHVALAVTLTSHVTLAVTMTSHVTLAVTLTSHVALAVTLTSHVTLAVTLTSHVALAVTLTSHVTLAVTLTSHVTLAVTLTSHVALAVTLTSHVALAVTLTSHVALAVTLTSHVALAVTLTSHVALAVTLTSHVALAVTLTSHVALAVTLTSHVALAVTLTSHVALAVTLTSHVTLAVTMTSYVALAVTLTSHVALAVTLTSHVALAVTLTSHVALAVTLTSHVALAVTLTSHVALAVTLTSHVALAVTLTSHVALAVTLTSHVALAVTLTSHVALAVTLTSHITLK, encoded by the coding sequence ATGAGGACGGAGGAACAATTACGTCCAGTGAACAGAAAGTTTTTTGTCCAAGCAGATTGTACTGACCGGGGCTCTGACCAGCCATATGTCACATTGTGTGAGATTTTGACCAGTCATATCACATTACTTGTAACTTTGACCTCTTACGTAGCACTTGCTGTAACTTTGACCTCTCACGTAGCACTTGCTGTAACTTTGACCTCTCACGTAGCACTTGCTGTAACATTGACCTCTTACGTAGCACTTGCTGTAACACTGACCTCTCACGTAGCACTTGCTGTAACACTGACCTCTTACGTAACACTTGCTGTAACACTGACCTCTCACGTAGCACTTGCTGTAACACTGACCTCTCACGTAGCACTTGCTGTAACACTGACCTCTCACGTAGCACTTGCTGTAACACTGACCTCTCACGTAGCACTTGCTGTAACACTGACCTCTCACGTAGCACTTGCTGTAACACTGACCTCTCACGTAACACTTGCTGTAACTATGACCTCTTACGTAGCACTTGCTGTAACACTGACCTCTCACGTAGCACTTGCTGTAACACTGACCTCTCACGTAGCACTTGCTGTAACACTGACCTCTCACGTAGCACTTGCTGTAACACTGACCTCTCACGTAACACTTGCTGTAACTATGACCTCTCACGTAACACTTGCTGTAACATTGACCTCTCACGTAGCACTTGCTGTAACACTGACCTCTCACGTAACACTTGCTGTAACATTGACCTCTCACGTAGCACTTGCTGTAACACTGACCTCTCACGTAACACTTGCTGTAACATTGACCTCTCACGTAACACTTGCTGTAACACTGACCTCTCACGTAGCACTTGCTGTAACACTGACCTCTCACGTAGCACTTGCTGTAACATTGACCTCTCACGTAGCACTTGCTGTAACACTGACCTCTCACGTAGCACTTGCTGTAACATTGACCTCTCACGTAGCACTTGCTGTAACACTGACCTCTCACGTAGCACTTGCTGTAACACTGACCTCTCACGTAGCACTTGCTGTAACACTGACCTCTCACGTAGCACTTGCTGTAACACTGACCTCTCACGTAGCACTTGCTGTAACACTGACCTCTCACGTAACACTTGCTGTAACTATGACCTCTTACGTAGCACTTGCTGTAACACTGACCTCTCACGTAGCACTTGCTGTAACACTGACCTCTCACGTAGCACTTGCTGTAACACTGACCTCTCACGTAGCACTTGCTGTAACACTGACCTCTCACGTAGCACTTGCTGTAACATTGACCTCTCACGTAGCACTTGCTGTAACACTGACCTCTCACGTAGCACTTGCTGTAACACTGACCTCTCACGTAGCACTTGCTGTAACACTGACCTCTCACGTAGCACTTGCTGTAACATTGACCTCTCACGTAGCACTTGCTGTAACACTGACCTCTCACATAACACTAAAGTAA